The Haloarcula laminariae genomic sequence GCGTCGCTGAGCGCTTCGACGCGCTCCTCGCGGCGCTTGAGGTCCGTGATGTCCCGGGAGACGCCGACGACCTGGGAGAGTTCCCCGTCGTCGAACAGTGGTCGGTACCACGTCTCGAACACCAGCTCGCCGACCTCCTGGGTGACCCGTACCTCATCGCCGTTCAGGGCCGTCTCGGCCGCGTCGACGATGTGTGGGTAGTCGGCGTACGCCTCGAACACCGGGACCCCTTCGAGCTCGCCCGGTTCGAGTCCCAGACTCTCCAGCCCCTTCCCCGCCGAGTGGGTGAACACGCCGTCGGGGTCGATAGTGAACACGACGACGGGGAGGTTATCGATCAGCGTGGTGAGCTGTTCGTTGCGCTCCAGACGCGCTTGCTCCCGGTCTTTCCGGTCGGTGATCTCGTGGAAGAACGCGACGACGCGAGTCCGGTCGTCTATCTCCGCCCGCTTCAGGGTCACTTCGACCCACCGCTTGTCCCCATCCGCATCCCGGATCGCCCACTCGACCGTTTTCGAGCCCGACGAAACTGCCGCCCGGATGAGTTCGTTCGCGTCTTCGGTCGTGTATCCGGGCGGACTGAACGCGCCGACGTGTGTCCCGACCAGTTCCGCTCGGTCGAACCCGAGTAGCTCTGCGGCCGCCGGGTTCGAGTTGACGACCGCCCCGGTATCGGCGTCGTGAACGACTATCGGGTCCGGGGCTACTTCGAAGATATCCCGGTAGAGGGGAGACTCCCCTGTCGAAGCCATACGGTAACAGAACGGGCGACCTACAAATGCGTACGGCCCCAGTTCTCAACGGCGAGAACGGGCTACCAGGTGCCGTGGAACGTGTCGAACTCCAGTTCGTCGAGTTCCTTCTCGCCGACGGCAATCTCGTACTCCCCGGGAGTGAGCATCGGCTTCTTGAACTGCGGGCCGTCGTCGGTGGTGATGCGCGGACAGCCGGTGTTGACGTAGGCGTCCATCCCGAAGTTCGTCAGCCGGTCCGGGGTGACCTCGTCCATCGTGATGAGGTAGGCGTCGTCGTTGTTCTCGACGATTTCCTGGGCCTGGTCCCACCGGCCCTGGCCGATTTTCGTACAGAAGATGACGCCCCAGCTCTCGGCGTCCATCGCACGGTGGACGGCGCCGTAGCGCTGTTTCATGAACTTCTCGGTGTCGGCGATGGTGACGGCGTTGTTGACCGGGTCGGCGATGATGACGTTCTTCTCGGGGTGTTCCATCGCGAGCCCGAGCGGGTGGAACTTCCCGCCGCCGACGTAGAGAATCTGGTCGGCGTCGACGTCGGCGCTGGCGTAGTTACAGCCCAGCACCTGTCCCTCGTTGGTGAGTCGCTCGTCGCCCCGTTGGGTGTGGACCGTGTAGCCCCGGGCTTCGAGCCACTCGCGCATCTCGCCGAACTTGTTCATGTGCTGGGCCGTCGTCACGAGGCCGACGTCCGGGTCCTCGTCGGGGTCGCTGAGTTCCTCCTCGAAGGCCTGCTCCATGATGGGCGTGACCTCGACGTTGGAGAACAGCGGGACGTAGATTATCTTGTCAGACTCCTTCATCGGGGAGTGGCCGAAGTGGACGAACACGTCTGTCCGTCGCATCATGTAGGTGTCGAGGTCACAGGCGCCGTAGCAGGGCTGGCCCGACATCATCACCTGTACGTCGTCCGGAAGCTCCTGGCGGAGGTCGTCGGTCACCGCGGGACCGCGGCGCTTGAGTCCCTCGGGGAACTGGAGGCCGACGGTCTCGGCGTCGCGCTCCTCGACGGCATCGACGATGCGGTCGAGTTCGTAGTCCCACTCGCGGTCGTGTTTCAGCGAGAGGCCCGTGTTCCGCAGGTCCCCCTCGGTTCGCTCTTGGCTCATTGGACCCGTATATCCGTTCGAGGGGGATAACCTCCGCGCTTCCGACCGGATTCACAGCCACACGAGCAGTGCGACCGCCGTCGCCGCCGTGGTGACGACGCCGACGAAGGCCAGCCACTGGGCGAACACGCCCCGTTTCGACGCGCCCGCCGGCCACGTGCTGGACAGTCGGTGGGCGCCGTAGGCCACCAGCGTGGTCACGCCGGTGAAGACGACCGGTATCACGACCAGGCCGGGGGTGACCTCGCCGGCCCCGGGGAACAGCCCAACCTGGATAAGCGGGTCGAGTAACACAACGACCGCGAGCCCGTAGCTGACGCCGAAGACGACGGACAGGAGGAGGTATCGCGGTCTGAGGACCAC encodes the following:
- the dph2 gene encoding diphthamide biosynthesis enzyme Dph2, whose protein sequence is MSQERTEGDLRNTGLSLKHDREWDYELDRIVDAVEERDAETVGLQFPEGLKRRGPAVTDDLRQELPDDVQVMMSGQPCYGACDLDTYMMRRTDVFVHFGHSPMKESDKIIYVPLFSNVEVTPIMEQAFEEELSDPDEDPDVGLVTTAQHMNKFGEMREWLEARGYTVHTQRGDERLTNEGQVLGCNYASADVDADQILYVGGGKFHPLGLAMEHPEKNVIIADPVNNAVTIADTEKFMKQRYGAVHRAMDAESWGVIFCTKIGQGRWDQAQEIVENNDDAYLITMDEVTPDRLTNFGMDAYVNTGCPRITTDDGPQFKKPMLTPGEYEIAVGEKELDELEFDTFHGTW